The Salinicoccus roseus DNA segment TTAAGGAACTTAAAAATGAGTATGTACGCATCCAGGGTGATCTGGAAAAGCTCGAATCCACTGGCAACCGCACATCAAAAATGGAAGACCGCCTCACTCAGATAGAAACAGAAATTGCACAGACAAAAAAAGAAATCCGGAATCAGAAATAACCAATAGGAAGTGCCCGCAATGAAAAAAATGATCCTATTCATTATGATCATACAATTCCTCATATA contains these protein-coding regions:
- a CDS encoding SE1832 family protein codes for the protein MDLEYRLKELKNEYVRIQGDLEKLESTGNRTSKMEDRLTQIETEIAQTKKEIRNQK